The DNA window AAAGATAACTAATAAAGATATTTAAATAGTTTGGAGTTACTTTTGTTAGCAAAATAAAAGTAACTCCAATTAATAATTTAACAATAATTGTTATTGGAATAAAAATTATTCCTCCACCAAATAAATCAGTTAAAATTCCTGCCATAATTGCAGATAAAATTGAAGTAAATGGATTTATAAATGCTAAAAGAGCAATATATAAAAAATCTGATACTTGAAAAATACTTTTACCTGTTCCAATTGAAATTAAATTAGTTAATATTCCTATAATGAACATTACCGAGGTTAATAGTCCACAAATTGCAATTTCTTTTGAATTTATTTTTTTCATAACCTCACCTTAATTTAATTTTAGATAAAAAAAACAAAAAATATACTAATATTTTTTGTTTACGGCATTAACAAACCCCATAAATAAAGGATTTGGTTTATTTGGTCTTGATGTAAACTCTGGATGATATTGAGCTGCAATAAAGAAGTCATTTTTAGGATACTCTATTATTTCAACTAAATCTTTTTCTAAATATAAACCAGAAAAAACCATACCATTTTTTTCAAAATCACTTCTAAAGACATTATTAAATTCATATCTATGTCTATGTCTTTCAACAGCTTCATTTGATTTATAAAGTTTTTGTGCTAATGTATTTTCTTTAAGAGAAGTTAGATATCTTCCTAATCTTAAAGTACCTCCAATATTTTCTCTATTTTTACCTTTTAAAATATCTATTATTGGATATTTTGTATTTGGATTAATTTCAGTAGTATTGGCTTCTTTTAATTTTAAAACATTTCTTGCAAAATCAATACAAGCAACTTGCATACCAAGACATATCCCTAAATAAGGAATATTATTTTCTCTTGCAAATTTTGCAGCCAATATTTTGCCCTCAATACCCTCTTCACCAAAACCACCAGGAACTAGAATTCCTTTTGCATCTTTAAGTTCATCTTGCGTATTTTCTGCTGTTAGTGTTCTGGCATTTATTCAATTAAATTTTATTTTTTTACTAATTTCATATCCCGAAAATTTTAATGATTCCATAACTGATAAATAGGCATCACTTAATTCAACATACTTACCAACTATATGAATTGTTAAAACTTCCTTTGAATTTTCAATATTATTTACAAATTTCTTTCAATCTTTTAAATTAGTTGTCTTTAATTTTAAACCTAATTGTTTTGCAGTTATTTTATGTAAATTTCCCTCTTCAACTACTAAAGGTACTTTATAAATTGAATCACTATCAGGACAAGCAATTACATTTTCTACTGGAATACTACACAATAAAGAAATTTTATCTTTAAGTTTTTTATCAAACTCTAATTCACTTCTTGCAACAATTACATCTGGTTGAATTCCTAAATTTAATAATTCTTTAACTGAATGTTGAATTGGTTTTGTTTTAAATTCTCCAGATACTTTTAAATAAGGCAATAACGCAACGTGTATAAACATTACGTTTTCTTTACCGTTTTCCATTCTAATTTGTCTTAAAGCTTCTAAAAAGGGTTGAGATTCAATATCTCCAACTGTTCCACCAATTTCAGTAATAACAACATCAGCTTTACTTTCAATTTCGGCAGCATAAATTCTTTGTTTAATTTCATTAGTAATATGGGGAATAACTTGAACAGTTTTCCCCTCATATTTACCGTTTCTTTCTTTTTCTAAAGCCTCATAATATATTCTTCCAGCTGAAGTTGAAGATATTTTAGAAAGATTTACATCAATGAATCTCTCATAATGACCTAAATCTAAATCAGTTTCTCCACCATCATCTGTAACATAAACTTCTCCATGTTCAATAGGATTAATAGTTCCTGGATCAATATTTAAATAAGGATCAAATTTTTGCATAAATATTTTTAGTCCACTATTTTTTAAAAGTACACCAAGTGAGCTACCAGTTATTCCTTTTCCTAAACCGGAAACAACTCCCCCAGTAATAAATATGTGTTTTACCATAATATAATTCCCCCAAAAATAAAAAGTAGTCAATTAAACTACTTGTGATTAAATTCTATTAATAGTCATCGTCTTCATCGTCATCGTCGAAATCATCGTCATCGTCGAAATCATCATCCAAACTTATATCTATAGAATCATCATTACCTTTATGATTTAATAATTTTTTAATTTTGCCAACATT is part of the Spiroplasma cantharicola genome and encodes:
- a CDS encoding CTP synthase, producing the protein MVKHIFITGGVVSGLGKGITGSSLGVLLKNSGLKIFMQKFDPYLNIDPGTINPIEHGEVYVTDDGGETDLDLGHYERFIDVNLSKISSTSAGRIYYEALEKERNGKYEGKTVQVIPHITNEIKQRIYAAEIESKADVVITEIGGTVGDIESQPFLEALRQIRMENGKENVMFIHVALLPYLKVSGEFKTKPIQHSVKELLNLGIQPDVIVARSELEFDKKLKDKISLLCSIPVENVIACPDSDSIYKVPLVVEEGNLHKITAKQLGLKLKTTNLKDWKKFVNNIENSKEVLTIHIVGKYVELSDAYLSVMESLKFSGYEISKKIKFNWINARTLTAENTQDELKDAKGILVPGGFGEEGIEGKILAAKFARENNIPYLGICLGMQVACIDFARNVLKLKEANTTEINPNTKYPIIDILKGKNRENIGGTLRLGRYLTSLKENTLAQKLYKSNEAVERHRHRYEFNNVFRSDFEKNGMVFSGLYLEKDLVEIIEYPKNDFFIAAQYHPEFTSRPNKPNPLFMGFVNAVNKKY